A genome region from Danio aesculapii chromosome 2, fDanAes4.1, whole genome shotgun sequence includes the following:
- the arl14 gene encoding ADP-ribosylation factor-like protein 14, with protein sequence MGHSGSRHKPEARILLLGLDNAGKSTLLYKLKYDENFHTVPTIGFNVEMIEAKKNRDKISLTVWDVGGQAKMRAFWRNFYQDTAGIVFVVDSSDIKRLDEAKGVLEQSLKSEHLRGLPVVVLANKQDIVGAATVTEITEQFNLRKSCSDRDWFIQPCSALTGAGLVDGFRRMAHLVKMTPDDNNIKETVKYIRAKSVIQKK encoded by the coding sequence ATGGGACATTCAGGATCCAGGCACAAACCCGAAGCACGTATACTCCTCCTAGGACTGGACAATGCTGGGAAATCGACTCTTCTTTACAAACTGAAATACGATGAGAACTTCCACACCGTTCCTACGATCGGATTCAACGTGGAGATGATCGAAGCCAAGAAGAACCGGGATAAAATCAGCCTGACCGTGTGGGACGTTGGAGGTCAGGCGAAGATGCGAGCGTTCTGGAGGAACTTCTACCAGGACACGGCCGGAATTGTGTTCGTCGTGGACTCGTCTGATATTAAACGTCTGGACGAGGCCAAGGGCGTCCTGGAGCAGTCCCTAAAAAGCGAGCACCTCAGGGGGCTCCCGGTGGTGGTTCTTGCCAACAAGCAGGATATTGTTGGAGCTGCAACGGTAACCGAGATCACAGAGCAGTTTAACCTGAGAAAGAGCTGCAGTGACCGAGACTGGTTCATTCAGCCGTGTTCGGCTCTGACCGGAGCGGGTCTGGTGGACGGTTTCAGACGAATGGCACACCTGGTGAAAATGACACCCGACGACAATAACATCAAAGAGACCGTCAAGTATATAAGAGCTAAATCTGTTATACAAAAGAAGTAG
- the zp3b gene encoding zona pellucida sperm-binding protein 3b, producing the protein MGDSRLYLRFNSASNMWFSDTLARFISVIFIAECFSRVHYGPHHLRGSSVSQQLLSTQFQAAIPQIQLPLTDPVPPRAVIVYCRAEAIEVVINTDLLAGGLPVFAEELWLGAEASPTCGVVPTGPGMLTILASLKDCGTQLSVTADSLLYSNVVVYSPLPSPDGVIYTDGTTIPVQCQYQRRYSVDSAAVVPAWVPFDSSVSATDYLDFSLRLMTDDWQYERGSNVFFLGDEIHLQAAVRLAYHLPLLVFIDWCVATPTPDVDASEVKYSFISHHGCLADSRSPNSNSMFLRRTEGNHLNLQLDAFRFHKFTGNLVYIHCHMKAIPAAYLLDANNRACSFIDQRWRSVDGNDEVCNSCEQSKPVVSEPEQLFHLALTSPVKQPNLAPKPGPAGFFNVRPGQSVEPFKALIQSKSSAFGGLSKRGTDSNKEWMKTATLGPLFLNPKQETSVQSAERPQFGLDNVFAASFADKPKVFNFTEMRPVEDELKLESPPRFKSFSPLQKSTFNISDLFTLEGSGFE; encoded by the exons ATGGGTGATAGCAGGCTGTATTTGCGGTTTAATTCAGCAAGCAACATGTGGTTCAGTGACACATTAGCGCGGTTTATTTCGGTAATTTTCATCGCTGAATGTTTCTCTCGCGTTCACTATGGTCCACACCATCTCCGAGGCTCTTCCGTGAGCCAGCAGCTGTTGAGCACTCAGTTTCAGGCAGCGATTCCGCAGATTCAGCTGCCATTAACGGACCCGGTTCCTCCGCGAGCGGTGATCGTGTACTGCCGTGCGGAGGCAATAGAGGTCGTGATAAACACTGATCTGTTAGCAGGCGGTCTGCCGGTGTTTGCCGAGGAGCTGTGGCTCGGGGCTGAAGCGTCTCCGACATGTGGGGTTGTGCCAACTGGACCAGGAATGCTCACTATACTGGCTTCCCTCAAGGACTGCGGAACACAACTATCT GTAACTGCAGACTCTCTACTATATTCCAATGTAGTTGTCTACTCTCCTCTACCATCTCCTGATGGTGTAATTTACACAGATGGTACAACCATACCTGTCCAGTGCCAATACCAGAG GCGGTACAGTGTTGACAGTGCAGCAGTGGTACCTGCTTGGGTTCCATTTGATTCCTCCGTTTCAGCCACGGATTATCTTGACTTTAGTCTTCGGCTGATGACAG ATGACTGGCAGTATGAAAGGGGCTCAAATGTCTTTTTCCTTGGAGATGAGATTCACCTTCAAGCGGCAGTTAGACTGGCCTATCACTTGCCTCTGCTTGTGTTCATTGACTGGTGTGTGGCTACACCAACTCCTGATGTGGATGCCAGTGAAGTCAAATACTCCTTTATAAGTCATCACGG ATGTCTTGCAGATAGCAGGAGTCCAAACTCTAACTCCATGTTCTTGCGACGGACCGAAGGAAATCATCTAAACTTACAACTGGATGCCTTCAGGTTCCACAAGTTTACAGGCAATTTG GTCTACATCCATTGTCACATGAAGGCCATCCCTGCTGCATATTTGCTTGATGCTAATAATCGGGCTTGTTCTTTCATTGACCAAAG GTGGCGGTCGGTGGATGGAAATGATGAGGTATGTAACTCCTGTGAGCAGTCCAAACCAGTTGTGTCTGAACCAGAGCAGCTCTTCCACCTTGCACTGACCTCTCCAGTCAAGCAGCCTAATTTGGCCCCCAAACCAGGGCCTGCTGGTTTCTTTAATGTGAGACCAGGTCAGTCTGTGGAACCTTTTAAAGCTCTCATACAGTCAAAGTCATCTGCCTTTGGTGGTCTGTCGAAGAGAGGAACTGACTCCAACAAAG agtGGATGAAGACTGCAACCTTGGGTCCTCTGTTTCTGAACCCAAAGCAAGAAACCAGTGTCCAGTCAGCTGAACGCCCCCAGTTTGGCTTGGACAATGTCTTCGCTGCATCTTTCGCTGACAAGCCAAAAGTCTTCAACTTCACTGAGATGAGACCTGTGGAGGATGAGCTGAAGCTGGAATCGCCTCCAAGGTTTAAGAGCTTCAGTCCGTTACAGAAGAGCACATTTAATATTTCTGACCTTTTCACCTTGGAGGGAAGCGGGTTTGAGTAA